DNA sequence from the Pseudoduganella plicata genome:
TGCGCGACGGCGTCGCCCGCGCCGGTCGCCCCGGCTGGGCTGGCGCCTGCGCTGTCTTGCGCGCCCGGTTGGACGGCGACGCCCTGCTGCGCCCAGACAGAGGCGCTACTCAGCACGCCGGCAGCGGCCAGCACCGCAACGGTGGCTTTCAAAGCTGAAGGGCAGGACTTGGGCGCGGAACGGCCCGAAGGGATGGTCTTCATAGGTCTCCGATGTCTTATAGTTATGATGCAGTTTTGTAACTGCTTTGCTCAATTTGCATCTTAGGGTCGGGAAGCAATTCTATCCAATCAATTTTTGCGCAGTTGCGATACTTTTTTTGGTATCGAACGGCGTAACAGATTGATGGTTCGCCGCTGCGCCGGTGGTGACGTTCAGGCGCCGGTCATTGCGAGCACGCGGTAGCGCGCAGGGACCGCGGCCGTAGCGGCGATCAGCAGCGAATGCGTGGCCAGCGTGGCCAGGCAGTCGACCACTTCCTCAGGCGCGATGCCATACGCCGGCAGCAGCGCGACGGCATCGGCCAGCGCAAACCAGGATGGAAAGCAGCGCAGCGCCGTCAGCGCGGGACCGGTCGGCAAAGGCAACAGGGCCCTGCCCCATGCCAGGGACGCGGACAGGCGCCGGGTGGCACGCATGGGCGCGTCGCGGGACAGGGTCGCCAGGTTGGCGTGGGAGCCGTCAGCGTTCGCAGCGCGTCTCCGTCCTGCGCACATGCCGCGCCACGCGCAGGACCGCCTCGCCATCGGCCTGCAATGTCTGCCGGCCGGCGGCCAGGACGCGCAGCGCGGGCAAGCGCCGCGCCAGCATCGTCCAGGCGGCTGACGGCGTCGACGAACAAGCCCGCGCCACTCCCCCGAAAGGGGAAGGGGACGCCGCCATACCCGGCTGCGGGGGGGGGCGGTGTAAGATGCCTTCTCTATTCACTGTACGGCACTGACATGGATGAACTGGAGGACGCGTTCCGGCCCTGCCCCGCACGGATACGCGTCATGGTCGTGGACGACCATCCCCTGATGCGCGAAGGGATCGCCGCCGTGCTGGCCGTCAGCGGGCGCTACCAGCTGGTGGCCGAAGCGGCCGATGGCCGCGAGGCGGTCGAACAGTTCGTGCGCCACCAGCCGGACGTCACCCTGATGGACCTGCAGATGCCCGTCATGGGCGGGCTCGATGCCATCGTGGCGATCCGCGCGCTGGCGCCGCAGGCCCGCCTGATCGTGCTGACGACGTACAAGGGCGACGTGCAGGTGCTGCGCGCGCTGAAATCCGGCGCCATGGGCTACCTGCTGAAAAGCGTGCTGCGCACGGAACTGGGCGACGCCATCGACAAGGTGCATGCCGGCCAGCGCCACATCCCGCCGGAAATCGCCGTCGAACTGGCGGCGCACATCGATGCCGACACGCTGTCCGCCCGCGAGGCGCAAGTGCTGCGCTTTGTCGCCCACGGCAACTCCAACAAGCGCGTGGCACTGGCACTGGGCATTGCCGAGGAAACCGTCAAGGCGCACATGAGTACCGTGCTGGCCAAGCTGGGCGCGCGCGACCGCACGCATGCGGTCACGATTGCGATCAAGCGCGGGATCCTGGAACCTTAGAAAATGCCGAGGACAGGCACCCTTTTTCAGGCGGAGCCCGAAAAAGGTGCCTGTCCCGCGGTTATTGAAATGCCACCTCCGCAAAACTGCGCAACTTGCGGCTGTGCAGCCGGTCGACACCCAGCGCCCGCAGCATCTCCATCGCGCGGATGCCGATGCGCAGGTGCTGGTCGACGCGGTCGCGATAGAACTGGTTGGCCATGCCCGGCAGCTTGATTTCGCCATGCAGCGGCTTGTCCGAGACGCACAGCAAGGTGCCGTAGGGGACGCGGAAGCGGAAGCCGTTGGCGGCGATCGTCGCGCTTTCCATGTCCAGCGCCACCGCCCTGCTTTGCGAGAAGCGCCGCTCCGGGGTGCGTTGCGGCAGCAGCTCCCAGTTGCGGTTGTCGGTACTGGCCACCGTGCCGGTGCGCAGCACGCGTTTCAGGTCGTGGCCCGTCAGCTGCGTCACTTCCGCCACCGCCGCCTCGATCGCCACCTGCACCTCGGCCAGCGCCGGCACGGGCACCCACAGCGGCAGATCCTCGTCCAGCACGTGATCCTCGCGCACGTAGCCGTGCGCCAGCACATAGTCGCCCAGCTGCTGCGTGTTGCGCAGCCCCGCGCAGTGGCCCAGCATCAGCCACGCGTGGGGGCGCAGCACGGCGATATGGTCGGTGATGGTTTTCGCGTTGGCCGGGCCGACGCCGATATTGACCATGCTGATGCCGGTGCCGTCGGCGCGGATCAGGTGGTAGCCCGGCATTTGCGGCAGCCGTGGCAGCGGCGCGCCGATGCCGTCGCCCGGCTGTTCCGGCTGGCCGGCGCGGCGCGTGACGATATTGCCCGGCTCGACGAAGGCGACATAGGCATCGTCGTCGCTGACCGCTTCCCGGCTCATGATGGCATGGCCGAGCCGCACGAATTCGTCGATATAGAACTGGTAGTTCGTAAACAGCACGAACTTCTGGAAGTGTTCCGGCGACGTGCCGGTGTAATGGCGCAGCCGCTGCAGCGAATAATCGACGCGCGGCGCGGTAAACAGCGACAGCGGCAGCGCTTCGCCAGGCGCCGGATCGAACGTGCCGTTGGCGATGCCGTCGTCCATCGCCGCCAGGTTGGGCAGGTCGAACACGTCACGCATCAGCTGGCGCCGTTCCAGCGGCAGGCTGCCTTCGATGTGATCGTGCTCGGCAAACGAAAAATGCACGGGGATGGGCTGCGACGACAGGCCCACTTCCAGCTGCATGTGCTGGCGGCCGTGGTTCGTCAGCAGCAGCCGGAACTGCTCATGGTAATAGCGGGCGAACAGGTCGGGCCGCGTGAGTGTCGTCTCGAACGTGCCGGGACCGGCCACGAAGCCGAATGCGAGGCGCGAATCGGCGCGCGCGAACGTCTCGCTCTGTACCCGTACGAACGGGTAGCAGGCGCGCACGTGTTCCGCCGGCGTCTCGCCTTCGACGAAGCGCTGCAGCGCTTCGCGCAGGTGGCGGATGCTGCCGTCGTAAAGTGCTTTCACATGCGCCAGCGCGGCGGCCGGATCGTCAAAGCGTTCAGGGGGGACGAAGGGACGGGTGGACACGATCAACTCCTGTGGTTTTGTTGTTTTGCCATCGTACCATCTGCACCGCACCCCTGCAGGCCACGCACCCAACGTTGCAGTGTTTGCAATGACATATGCCGATGAAGGATAATCGCTCCTGTCATCCACTTCCCGGCACCGCGCTCCGCGCGCCCGCCACTTGACTCCAGTTATGGCGGCAGCCGACCATTCCGAACCCGCAAGCCAGACCGTCAGCAACGTCGTGCTGCTGGGCGCCGGCCACGACGTCGCGCGCGTGCTGCACGGGCTGCCCGGCCTGCGCCTGCGCATCCAGCTGTCGCTGGACGGTCGGACGTTGCGGCATGCCCGGCCCGACCTGCTGCTGGTGGTGCTGCCCGGCGCCGACGCGGCGGCGCTGTCCGCGTTGCGTACCGACCCTGCCCTGCAGGACTGCGCCATGGTGGCGCTGGCCCGCACGGTCGATGCGCTGGGCCACGTCACATCGCTGGTGGAGTTCGACGACGTGGTCGACCTGTCCGTGGCCACGTCCGAAGCGCTGGCCGCCCGTATCCAAGCAAGCCTGAACGGTGCCCGCGTGCGCGCCCGGCGCAATCGCCGCTACCGGCTGCTGCAGCGCATCGACGACCGCTTCCGCAACCTGAACGACGTCGCCGGCATTCCGCTTGCCGCCGCCGCCATGCTGGGCCGGCACCTCGACGTCAACCGCTGCGCGTATGCCGACGTGGAAGCCGATGAGGACACGTTCAACCTGACCGGCGACTACAACGCGGGCGTGCACAGCATCGTTGGCCGCTACCGTTTCGCCGACTTCGGCGAGGAATGCCTGGCGCTGATGCGGCGCGGCCTGCCCTACGTGGTGGAGGATTCGGAAGCCGATTTGCGCACGCAGGCGGTGCTGGCGGCCTATCGTCGGACCGCGATCCGCGCCGTCATCTGCGTACCCGTGCTGAAGAACGGCCGGTTCGCGGCCGCGATGGCGATACACGTCGTGCAGCCGCGGCGCTGGCATGCGGACGAGGTGTCGCTGGTGCAGACGGTCGCCGAACGGTGCTGGGAATCGATCGAGCGGGGCCGGATCGCGCGCGAGCTGCAGGCGAGGGATGCGCGCTACCGCACGCTGGTCGAGACCATGTCGGCGGTGATGTGGCATACGGACGGCACGGGCCGCGGCCGTACCGTCAATCCCACCTGGTCGGCCTTCACCGGCCAGGTCTTCGACGAATACGAAGGCGATGGCTGGCTCGACGCGCTGCATCCGGATGACCGCGCCGCGACGGTGCTGGCCTGGCACGGCGCCACCGCCGCCCGCCACCCGTTTGTCGGCAGCTACCGGCTGCGCCGGCACGACGGCGAGTACCGCCACATGCTGGCGCGTGGCGCGGCCGTGATGGCGGGCGAAAGCGTGCTGGAATGGGTCGGCAGCTGCCTGGATGTGACGGACATGCGCACGGCCCAGGAAGCGCTGCGCGTGGCCAACGTGCGCCTGCAGTTCACGCTGGATTCGGCCCGGATTGCCGACTGGGACTACGATCCCGCCACCGGCTTGCTGGCGGCGTCGCCGCGGCTGGCCCGCGTCTTCGGCTACGACACGCCGCAACCCCCGTGGGACATGCGCCACCTGCTGGGTCATATCCACGCCGAAGACCGCGCCGCCGCGCTGGCCGGCTTCGAGGAAGCGCTGCGCACGGCCGGGCCGTGGCAGATGGAGTGCCGCATCGTGCACCCAGACGGCGCCGTGCGCTGGGTTGCCGCGCACGGCAACAGTTACCGCGAGGAGTCCGCGGGCGCTCGCATGCTCGGCATCGTCTACGACATCACGGCGCACAAACGCTCGGAACAGGCGCTGCGCGAGACGGACCGGCGCAAGGACGAGTTCCTGGCCATGCTAGCACACGAGCTGCGCAACCCGCTGGCGCCCATCGGTGCCGCCTCCGAAGTGCTGGCCGTCTCCCGCAACGACCCCGAGCGCACCGGCCTGGCCAGCGCCGTGATCAGGCGCCAGGTGCGCCACATGTCCGGCCTGATCGACGACCTGCTGGACGTGTCGCGCGTCAAGCGCGGCCTGGTAAAGCTGGAAACCGGGCCGTGCGATATGAGTGCGGTCGTAACGGGCGCCCTGGAACAGGTGCGCCCGCTGCTGGACCGGCGCGGCCATACGGTCCACGTCGAGCTGCCCACGCACCCGCCCACCGTCAACGGCGACGAGAAGCGGCTGGTGCAGATCGTCGCCAATCTCCTGCACAACGCGGCCAAGTACACGCCGGACCGGGGCCGGATCGCCGTCGCGGTTGCCCTGTGCGGGGGCGCCGTGACGTGCACGGTGTCGGACAACGGCATCGGCATGAGTCCCGATTTCGTGGAACGGGCCTTCGACGTTTTTGCCCAGGCCGACCAGAGCATCGCCCGCTCGCAGGGCGGGCTGGGGCTGGGCCTGGCGCTGGCCCGCAGCCTGGTCAGCGCGCACGGCGGCTCGATCGAGGCGCGCAGCGAAGGCCCCGGCAAGGGTGCTGCCTTTACGGTGACGCTGCCGGCCCTGTGACCGTCAGCGCCGCAGCTTGCGCCGGGCGGCGCGGGCGTGCGGTACCCATGCGTGCACCGACCAGCGCCGCCACATGATCAGTCCGCGGATCCACTCGTCCGCCGCGAACGCGATGTAGAGCCCTTTCAGTCCCAGGCCGAAATGGATGGCCAAGATCCAGCTGCCGCCGGCCAGCACCAGCACCATCGACGCGGCGCCGGCCAGCACGGGAAAGCGCACGTCGCCGGTGGCGCGCAGGGCATTGATGACGACCAGGTTGAACGTGCGGCCCAGTTCCACGAGCACGCCCAGCCACAGCAGCAGCGCCCCTTCGGCAACGATGGAGGAGTCGCGCGTAAAGAGCCGCAGCAGCCACGGGCCGGCCAGCGCGACGCCGCCCGAGACGATGCCGCTGATGACGAGCCCCCGGTACAGCGAGGTACGCACCAGCCGGTGGGCCGCCCCCAGCTCGCCTGCCCCCACCATATGCCCCACCATGATCTCGACAGCGAACGCAGTCGCGAGGCTGAACACGATGATCATCGATCCGATCTGCTGAACGTAGGCGTGCGTGGCCAGCGCATGGGCGCCAAGCGTCCCGGCGGCCGCCATCGCGGCCATGAACGACAGCCGCCACGCGATATTTTCGGCCGCCGCCGGCACGCCGATGTGCAGCACCTCGGCCAGCTCCTTGCGCGGCAGCGCCCACCAGTCGCGGCGCACGGGAGCAATGCCGAGATGCCGGCGCCACAGCACCAGGTGCAATGCCAGCCCGAGCGCGCGGCTCAACGCCAGCGCCAGCGCGAAACCAGGCAGCCCCATGTCCGGCAGCGGTCCCCAGCCGTGCATCAACGGCAGCGCCAGCGCCAAGTGCGACACGTGCATGGCCACCAGCACCAGCAAGGTGTCGCGGGTGCGCAGGTGGGCCCGCATCACGGCCGCCATCGACGCGTTCCACGCATCGAACAGCATGGCCGGTGCCAGCGCCATCAGGAACGGCGCGGCCAGCGGCAGCACGTCGGCGGGCGTCTGCAGCAGCGCCAGCAGGCCATGCGCCCCGCCCAGCGCGACCAGCGCGGTAACGGCACCGATCCACGTGCTGGCCCCGACGGACGCCAGCGCCACCCGGTCGGCCCGCTCGCGCTGGCCGCCGCCCAGGCTTTGCGTGATGACGACGCCGACGCCGGAACCGACGATACGAAACAGCAGGAACAGCGTGACGGAGATCTGGTTGGCGATCGCGAACGCGGCCCCGGCGATATCGGAGATGTGCGCGGCCAGCGAGGTCCCGACTACGCCGATGGCGACGGCCAGGACCAGTTCGACCAGCAGGGGCCAGGCGAGCGTGAAGATGTGGGGACGGGAATGGACGGCAGGTGGCATGGGTGAAGATGATACGCGGTACGGGCAGCGGCTGGCGCGGCGCCGTACTGTGCCCGAGAGCGCAGGCGATGTAAAGAGGGACGCACGAGACGACGGATCGTAATGCCATCGGACCGTTGGAACGAAGCGTTACAATAAGCTTTTGACCTCATCCCTCCTGTCGATGTACGCCGCCCCCGACCCAGCCTCCATCACCCAACTCTTCCACGAGTTCTACACGGACGTGCGCCGTGACCCGCTGCTTGCCGCCGCGTTCGGGCCGCGCGTCGGCGAGGACTGGGCGCCCCATCTGGCGCGCATGGTCGCGTTCTGGAGCGACGTGATGTTGGGTGTAAAAGGCTTCCAGGGCAATGTCTACGGCAAGCACATGACGCTGGAGGGGATCACGCTGGAACACTTCCGGCGCTGGCTCGATCTGTTCAATGCGACGGCGCGGCGCCTGTTTGAGGCGCCGGTGGCCGATGAGCTGATGCTGGTGGCCAAGCGGATCGCCGCCAGCCTGCAGTACGGGTTCTTCGGGAAGGTCGAGGTGGCGGGGCCTTCGGCGTAACCGCCGCGCCCCCCGTTCCTGTTCGCGTTCCTATTCCCGTTACAGCTTGCCGCTCAGCGTGAAGAACACCTGGCGCGGCGCGCCCGACAGCAACGTCATCGACGTGCCCTGCGGATCGGTCGCCGAGAACCCGTTCGAGCCGACAGTGCTGAAGTAGCTCTTGTCGAACAGGTTCGTCACGTTGACCTGCAAGGTCACGTCCTTGACCATGCCCATGGCGCCCAGCTTGTAGCCGCCCGACAGGTTGGCCAGCCAGAACGACGGCACCGATTGATCGTTGGTGTAGGTGTAGTAGCGCTTGTCCGTGTATTTCGCGCCCAGGCGGGCGAAGAAGCCGTTGGCGTCGTACGCCAGTTCCGTGTTGAACATCTTCTTCGGCGCGTCGACGACCTGCTTGCCGTTCACCGCCACCAGCTTGCCGTTGTCGGTGTAGTCGGACTTGTACTCCGACTCGTTGTACGTGAACGTGTTGAACCACGAGATGCCGCGGGCGACCTTCCAGACGGCCAGCGCTTCCAGGCCGCGCGTCTCCACCTTGCCGACGTTGACGACGGTGCCGGCGCAGCCGACGATGCCGGCGCAGGTGGCGATGCCCAGCTGGCGGTCCTTGAAGTCGGCATAGTAGACGGCGATCGAGCCCTGCACAGCGTCACGTTTGAAACGCATGCCGAGATCGAACGTATTCGACGTTTCCGGCTTCAGATTGCCGATCGACAGCGCATAGCCGGCGCGGGTCTGCGAGAACGGGCCGTTCACGCCCGGCTGGTAGGAGCGCATATTTTTCGCTCCCGAGGCGAACAGCTCGTCGTTGGCGGACAGCTGGTACGTCACGCCGGCCTGCGGCAGGAACGTCTTTTTCGCCGTGATGGAGCCGTCCGCGCGGTCACCGACGAACGTGTGCGCGTCGATGTCCACCTTCGGGCTCTTGAAGCCGGCGTTGATCTTCAGGCGCCCGTCCATCAGCGCCACCGTATCCTGCACATAGAACTGGCGCGTGTCCGTCACGAACGACTGGCGGAAGCCCGTGCTCATCGGGTTGGTCAGGAAGTCGTTGCCGTAGCTGCCGTCCGTGACGGCGTAGAAATTACGGGTCAGCATGTGCTTGTTCCGCTCCAGCCAGAAGCCCGCGTTCAGCGTGTGCATGCCCGTTTCCCACGTCACGTCGGCCAGCGCGCCGTTGCGGCTGATCGTGTATTCCGTCGTGCGGATCGAGATCGGCACGGCGGCGGAGGTCGGCGTGTACGGCGTGTACCAGTGGCCCTGCCCTTCGTTGCCATGGTGGTAAGCGGTCAGCCTGGCGCTCAACGCCGGTGCCACATTCAGGTTCAGCGCCACGCCACCCAGCTTGTCCTTGCGCACGCCCTGGCCGAGATAATAGGCGTCGTCCATGCTGTTGACGGCGCCGCTGTAGATACCCCTAGCCGCGTTGACGGCGCGCTGCCAGTCCGGATAGTAGTTGTCCCAGTCCATGCCGAGCCGGCGCGCGCTCTCCAGCGACAGATCCTGGTAGTCCACTTCGCGGCGGTCCGAGTAATTGAAGAACGCCGACAGCGTATGGTCGCCCAGCTGCTGTTCGATCTTGCTGTTGAACTGGTCCTGGTCCTGCGGGCCGGCGCCTTTCCATTTCTCGGCGCGCATGCGCGTGCCGCTGACGTAGAATTTGGTACCCGTGCCGAACGTGCCGCTGTCGAAGCGGACGAACGTGCGCGCCGTGTCGTCGCTGCCCAGCGTCTGCGCTGCCGTCAGCGCCTGTTCGTTGGCGGGACCCAGCGTGACGAACTGCACCGTGCCACCCAGGTTGCTGGTGGACGCCGTGCCCAGCGCGCCGGCGCCCTGCGAGACCACGACACGGCCGATGTTCTCGGACGCGATGGCGCGCGAGATGTGCAGCCCGTTGTTGTTGCCATAGCTCATGTCGCCCAACGGAATATCGTCCAGGGTAAAGCCCAGCTGGTTCTGGTTGAAGCCGCGGATGGAGAAGCGCGTGGACCATTCGTAGCTGCCGAACGGGTCGGCCGACTGGAAGCTCACGCCGGGGAGCTTCTCCAGCGTCTTCAGGGGGCTGGTGCCCGGAACGGCCTGCTGCAGGTCGGCGCGGCTGATGTTCTGCACCTGGCGCGACTGCCCCGAACCCGTCACTTCCACCACCTGCATCGGCGCGCCGCCCGGATCGGCCAGCGGCGCGGCCGCGTCCGCGTTATCGGTAGCGGCTTGCGCGCCGCCGGCCAGGGCCTGCAGCACGACAAGGCACAGCGGCTTCAGGATGAGGCGGGAACGGATATTGATAGCAGGCACAGGCAGTTGCATCGAATTCTTTCGGAAGGAAGATGAAAATCAGGCATATCGAAAACTCAACAGACGCGGATGGTAAAGAGCGGTTATGACGGTGGCATGACAACGACGGTGTCGGCTCGCCGCAGGGGCGCCGGTGCAGTTGCCGGCGCACGACAGAAAGGGTCGTTTTGATAAATGTGCCTTCCGGATACTGTTTTGCGGTTATCCAAACTGATAGACTCGCAGCCTGCGCAAATGCCGCTGAAAATAACGCCAACAACTATCAATACCGGGCCGCTCGGGCCGTTGTATTGCCGCACAGGAATAACATCATGATCGATCACCGGGTCCGGCCACACCGCCACCTGCTTGCCGCCTGCATTTCATCGGCTGTCGCCACTCTCTGCTCCGGCAGCGCCCACGCCCAGAGCGAGGCGCAGGCGTCGTCGGAAATCCCTGAAGTCGTCGTCACCGCACAGCGCACCAGCACCCTGGAATCGAAGACGCCCGTCGCGATGTCGGTGCTCGGCGGCGACCGACTGGCCGCCGCGGGTTTCGACAACCCCGCCCAGCTGGGCGCACGCTTGCCGAACGTCCGTCTCGACAGCAGCTACGACGGCATGCGCATCACGATCCGGGGCGTCACCAGCGCCGACACGACCGACAAGGGCGACCCGTCGGCCGCCTTCATGATGGACGGGATCTATATCGCCCGGCCGCAGAACCAGGGCCTGTCCTTCTTCGACGTCGACCGCGTGGAAGTGCTGCGCGGCCCTCAGGGCACGCTGTACGGCCGCAATACGACGGCGGGCGCGATCAACGTCATCACCAACGCGCCGACCCAGCAGCTCGAAGCGGTCGTCGCCGCAGAAGCCGGCAATTACAACAGCCGCAAGGGCAGCGCGATGCTGAACGTGCCGATCAGCCCCGCGCTGGCGATCCGCGCGGCCGTGGCCTTTAACCGTCACGACAGCTATCTGACCAACGCCCAGGGTACGCCGCACACGCTGGGCCAGGACCGCGACGACGTGTCGGCGCGCATCTCCGCCAGGCTCGCGTTCAGCAATACGGCCTCGCTGCTGCTGCGGTTCGATCACAGCATCGTGCGTGACAACCTGGACGGCTTCGTGCCGGACACGAACTTCTACCGCGGCATCGAGACGGGCCGCCCTGTCTGGTACGGCGCGGATGCGGGCGCGCGCCTGACCAACCGCTTCGTGCCACCGAACACGGTGCCGGAACAGGGCGGCAGCCGCAAGACGACGTCCGGCGTCGGTGCCGATTTCTCCTGGCAGCTGGGCCCCGTCACCCTGCAGTATCTTGGCTCGCACCGCCAGTTCGCGCATGACTTCCTCGTCAATTATTACTACCGCGTGGCGCCCACGTTCGCGCTGGGCGTGCACCAGAATTTCGCCGGCGACTACCGCCAGGATTCGCACGAGCTGCGCGTGGCCACCAACGGCACCGGGCCGCTGGCCGCGCAGGCGGGCGTCTACTGGTTCCGCGAGCGCTCCGACACGCTGTACACGTTCCGCGACCTGGAGCCACTGGGCCTGCCGCCCTACTACGTGTTCCCGACCGGACCAACCGAGGCGCGCAGCCGCGCCGTGTTCGGCCAGGCGACCTACGCCCTGCTGCCGCGCCTGCGCGCCACGCTGGGCGCGCGCTGGACGGAGGACGACAAGACGCGCGTGGGCTCGACCGACTTCCAGCAGGGCCCCGTCTTCAACCCGGCCAGCGACTACAGGCTGCTCAACGCGGCCGCGCTGACGACGCACAAGACGACGTGGCGCGCCGGCCTCGACTTCGACGTGGCGCCGGGTACGATGGCCTACGCGGCCGTCTCTACGGGCTACAAGGCGGGCGGCTTCAACGACGGCTGCCTGGCAGGCAGCCGCCAGCTGGGCATCGACTGCCCCGCCGCCGTCGCCGTGCCGGCATCGACGCTGTTCTACCAGCCGGAAACGCTGACGTCCGTCGAGGCGGGCATCAAGTCGCGCTTCTGGGACAAGCGCGCCAGCATCAACCTGGCCGTGTTCGACTACGATTATAAAAACCTGCAGCTGTCCGGCGTGGCGATGGTGATGGGTGCTCCCCGCTACGTGACGCGCAACGCCGGCAAGGCCAGTGTGCGCGGCCTGGAAGCCGACGGCGCCGTCAACGTCATTCCCGGCGGCCGCGTGACATATGCCTTCACCTTGCTGGATGCGCACTACGACTCGTACATGCCGGACGGCGTAACGTCGTGGGCCGGCCGCAAGCTGGACCGCGCACCGTCGCACACGGTCACGCTGGGCTACGAACAGCGCTTCCGTGTCGGACAGTCGCAACTGACCGCGGGCGCGACCGTGCGTCGCAGCGGCAGTTACGTCATCGGCGTGCCCACGCAAGGACTGGAATACAACGTCCCGGCGCACAACAGCAGCGACGCTCGGATCGCCTGGCAGCCCGACGGCGCTGCATGGAACGTGCTGGCGCGCGTGCGCAACATCGAGAACAAGGTGCAGCCCTTGAGCATCGACAGCTTCGGCATGACGGTGCCGGGCGAGCCACGCACGTTCGAGGCGCGGGTCGAGTACCGGTTCTGACGCTGTGCCGCCAGGACCCGGGCCCGCGTCCACGTCGTGGACCCGGGCCCGGGCGTGGTATTACCGCAAATGTAGCGAACACCTACAAAGTCAGTACAAAATCCGGCGCGCAGATCGCCGAGAATATGAGCCGCGACAAAGCGGCCACTCGACACCACAGGGATATCGGATGAAACCACTACTGACCAGACTGCCCGTTCTCAACTATGTGCTGGCCGCCGCCCTGGCGATCGTGCTGCTCACGCGCGGGCAGTCGGATACCACGTCGCTGCTGATCGTCAGCTCCATCGTCATGTTCGCCCTCTGCTGCAGCAGCGCGATCCATTTGCTGGGCGGGCGCGCGGCGCTGCATTTCGTCCTGATCGCCCTCGTTG
Encoded proteins:
- a CDS encoding response regulator encodes the protein MDELEDAFRPCPARIRVMVVDDHPLMREGIAAVLAVSGRYQLVAEAADGREAVEQFVRHQPDVTLMDLQMPVMGGLDAIVAIRALAPQARLIVLTTYKGDVQVLRALKSGAMGYLLKSVLRTELGDAIDKVHAGQRHIPPEIAVELAAHIDADTLSAREAQVLRFVAHGNSNKRVALALGIAEETVKAHMSTVLAKLGARDRTHAVTIAIKRGILEP
- a CDS encoding AMP nucleosidase, with translation MVSTRPFVPPERFDDPAAALAHVKALYDGSIRHLREALQRFVEGETPAEHVRACYPFVRVQSETFARADSRLAFGFVAGPGTFETTLTRPDLFARYYHEQFRLLLTNHGRQHMQLEVGLSSQPIPVHFSFAEHDHIEGSLPLERRQLMRDVFDLPNLAAMDDGIANGTFDPAPGEALPLSLFTAPRVDYSLQRLRHYTGTSPEHFQKFVLFTNYQFYIDEFVRLGHAIMSREAVSDDDAYVAFVEPGNIVTRRAGQPEQPGDGIGAPLPRLPQMPGYHLIRADGTGISMVNIGVGPANAKTITDHIAVLRPHAWLMLGHCAGLRNTQQLGDYVLAHGYVREDHVLDEDLPLWVPVPALAEVQVAIEAAVAEVTQLTGHDLKRVLRTGTVASTDNRNWELLPQRTPERRFSQSRAVALDMESATIAANGFRFRVPYGTLLCVSDKPLHGEIKLPGMANQFYRDRVDQHLRIGIRAMEMLRALGVDRLHSRKLRSFAEVAFQ
- a CDS encoding sensor histidine kinase, whose amino-acid sequence is MAAADHSEPASQTVSNVVLLGAGHDVARVLHGLPGLRLRIQLSLDGRTLRHARPDLLLVVLPGADAAALSALRTDPALQDCAMVALARTVDALGHVTSLVEFDDVVDLSVATSEALAARIQASLNGARVRARRNRRYRLLQRIDDRFRNLNDVAGIPLAAAAMLGRHLDVNRCAYADVEADEDTFNLTGDYNAGVHSIVGRYRFADFGEECLALMRRGLPYVVEDSEADLRTQAVLAAYRRTAIRAVICVPVLKNGRFAAAMAIHVVQPRRWHADEVSLVQTVAERCWESIERGRIARELQARDARYRTLVETMSAVMWHTDGTGRGRTVNPTWSAFTGQVFDEYEGDGWLDALHPDDRAATVLAWHGATAARHPFVGSYRLRRHDGEYRHMLARGAAVMAGESVLEWVGSCLDVTDMRTAQEALRVANVRLQFTLDSARIADWDYDPATGLLAASPRLARVFGYDTPQPPWDMRHLLGHIHAEDRAAALAGFEEALRTAGPWQMECRIVHPDGAVRWVAAHGNSYREESAGARMLGIVYDITAHKRSEQALRETDRRKDEFLAMLAHELRNPLAPIGAASEVLAVSRNDPERTGLASAVIRRQVRHMSGLIDDLLDVSRVKRGLVKLETGPCDMSAVVTGALEQVRPLLDRRGHTVHVELPTHPPTVNGDEKRLVQIVANLLHNAAKYTPDRGRIAVAVALCGGAVTCTVSDNGIGMSPDFVERAFDVFAQADQSIARSQGGLGLGLALARSLVSAHGGSIEARSEGPGKGAAFTVTLPAL
- a CDS encoding MATE family efflux transporter, producing MPPAVHSRPHIFTLAWPLLVELVLAVAIGVVGTSLAAHISDIAGAAFAIANQISVTLFLLFRIVGSGVGVVITQSLGGGQRERADRVALASVGASTWIGAVTALVALGGAHGLLALLQTPADVLPLAAPFLMALAPAMLFDAWNASMAAVMRAHLRTRDTLLVLVAMHVSHLALALPLMHGWGPLPDMGLPGFALALALSRALGLALHLVLWRRHLGIAPVRRDWWALPRKELAEVLHIGVPAAAENIAWRLSFMAAMAAAGTLGAHALATHAYVQQIGSMIIVFSLATAFAVEIMVGHMVGAGELGAAHRLVRTSLYRGLVISGIVSGGVALAGPWLLRLFTRDSSIVAEGALLLWLGVLVELGRTFNLVVINALRATGDVRFPVLAGAASMVLVLAGGSWILAIHFGLGLKGLYIAFAADEWIRGLIMWRRWSVHAWVPHARAARRKLRR
- a CDS encoding group III truncated hemoglobin; its protein translation is MTSSLLSMYAAPDPASITQLFHEFYTDVRRDPLLAAAFGPRVGEDWAPHLARMVAFWSDVMLGVKGFQGNVYGKHMTLEGITLEHFRRWLDLFNATARRLFEAPVADELMLVAKRIAASLQYGFFGKVEVAGPSA
- a CDS encoding TonB-dependent receptor, with translation MQLPVPAINIRSRLILKPLCLVVLQALAGGAQAATDNADAAAPLADPGGAPMQVVEVTGSGQSRQVQNISRADLQQAVPGTSPLKTLEKLPGVSFQSADPFGSYEWSTRFSIRGFNQNQLGFTLDDIPLGDMSYGNNNGLHISRAIASENIGRVVVSQGAGALGTASTSNLGGTVQFVTLGPANEQALTAAQTLGSDDTARTFVRFDSGTFGTGTKFYVSGTRMRAEKWKGAGPQDQDQFNSKIEQQLGDHTLSAFFNYSDRREVDYQDLSLESARRLGMDWDNYYPDWQRAVNAARGIYSGAVNSMDDAYYLGQGVRKDKLGGVALNLNVAPALSARLTAYHHGNEGQGHWYTPYTPTSAAVPISIRTTEYTISRNGALADVTWETGMHTLNAGFWLERNKHMLTRNFYAVTDGSYGNDFLTNPMSTGFRQSFVTDTRQFYVQDTVALMDGRLKINAGFKSPKVDIDAHTFVGDRADGSITAKKTFLPQAGVTYQLSANDELFASGAKNMRSYQPGVNGPFSQTRAGYALSIGNLKPETSNTFDLGMRFKRDAVQGSIAVYYADFKDRQLGIATCAGIVGCAGTVVNVGKVETRGLEALAVWKVARGISWFNTFTYNESEYKSDYTDNGKLVAVNGKQVVDAPKKMFNTELAYDANGFFARLGAKYTDKRYYTYTNDQSVPSFWLANLSGGYKLGAMGMVKDVTLQVNVTNLFDKSYFSTVGSNGFSATDPQGTSMTLLSGAPRQVFFTLSGKL